One genomic window of Cricetulus griseus strain 17A/GY chromosome 3, alternate assembly CriGri-PICRH-1.0, whole genome shotgun sequence includes the following:
- the Znf346 gene encoding zinc finger protein 346 isoform X5, whose protein sequence is MESPPPGATEEAADPGGAGPNRSSEEREGPEPDGLHFDRERARRLLEAVSGAQPAGREEVEYMIQKNQCLFTSTQCKVCCAMLISESQKLAHYQSKKHANKVKRYLAIHGMETLKGEVKRLDSDQKSSRSKDKNHCCPICNMTFSSPVVAQSHYLGKTHAKNLRLKQQSTKGAALHQSRETLDPDKFCSLCHSTFNDPAMAQQHYMGKKHRKQETKLKLMAHYGRLADPAVSDSPAGKGYPCKTCKIVLNSIEQYQAHVSGFKHKNQSPKTVVSSINQMPVQTQPTPKDSGVTED, encoded by the exons ATGGAGAGTCCTCCGCCTGGGGCTACGGAGGAGGCTGCGGACCCTGGCGGGGCCGGACCCAACCGCAGCTCCGAGGAGCGGGAGGGTCCGGAACCGGACGGACTGCACTTCGACCGCGAGAGGGCGCGCCGCCTGCTGGAAGCTGTGTCCGGTGCGCAGCCGGCGGGGCGGGAGGAAG TGGAGTACATGATCCAGAAGAACCAGTGTCTCTTCACCAGCACCCAGTGCAAAGTCTGCTGCGCCATGCTGATCTCTGAGTCCCAGAAGCTGGCACACTACCAG AGCAAAAAACATGCCAACAAAGTGAAGAGATACCTAGCAATCCATGGAATGGAGACACTAAAAGGGGAGGTGAAGAGACTCGACTCAGATCAG AAGAGCAGCAGAAGCAAAGACAAGAACCACTGCTGCCCCATCTGTAACATGACCTTTTCCTCCCCTGTTGTGGCTCAGTCGCACTACCTGGGGAAGACCCACGCAAAGAACTTAAGGCTGAAGCAGCAGTCCACTAAGGGGGCAG CCTTGCACCAGAGCAGAGAGACGCTAGACCCAGACAAGTTCTGCAGCCTGTGCCACTCAACCTTCAATGACCCTGCCATGGCTCAACAGCATTATATGGGCAAGAAACACAGGAAGCAGGAGACTAAGCTCAAACTCATGGCGCACTATGGGCGGCTGGCGGACCCTGCTGTCTCTGACTCACCAG CTGGGAAGGGCTATCCCTGCAAGACGTGTAAGATAGTACTGAACTCCATAGAACAGTACCAAGCTCACGTCAGTGGCTTCAAACACAAGAACCA
- the Znf346 gene encoding zinc finger protein 346 isoform X4 yields the protein MESPPPGATEEAADPGGAGPNRSSEEREGPEPDGLHFDRERARRLLEAVSGAQPAGREEVEYMIQKNQCLFTSTQCKVCCAMLISESQKLAHYQSKKHANKVKRYLAIHGMETLKGEVKRLDSDQKSSRSKDKNHCCPICNMTFSSPVVAQSHYLGKTHAKNLRLKQQSTKGAALWKHLTNPFLVASTLALHQSRETLDPDKFCSLCHSTFNDPAMAQQHYMGKKHRKQETKLKLMAHYGRLADPAVSDSPAGKGYPCKTCKIVLNSIEQYQAHVSGFKHKNQSPKTVVSSINQMPVQTQPTPKDSGVTED from the exons ATGGAGAGTCCTCCGCCTGGGGCTACGGAGGAGGCTGCGGACCCTGGCGGGGCCGGACCCAACCGCAGCTCCGAGGAGCGGGAGGGTCCGGAACCGGACGGACTGCACTTCGACCGCGAGAGGGCGCGCCGCCTGCTGGAAGCTGTGTCCGGTGCGCAGCCGGCGGGGCGGGAGGAAG TGGAGTACATGATCCAGAAGAACCAGTGTCTCTTCACCAGCACCCAGTGCAAAGTCTGCTGCGCCATGCTGATCTCTGAGTCCCAGAAGCTGGCACACTACCAG AGCAAAAAACATGCCAACAAAGTGAAGAGATACCTAGCAATCCATGGAATGGAGACACTAAAAGGGGAGGTGAAGAGACTCGACTCAGATCAG AAGAGCAGCAGAAGCAAAGACAAGAACCACTGCTGCCCCATCTGTAACATGACCTTTTCCTCCCCTGTTGTGGCTCAGTCGCACTACCTGGGGAAGACCCACGCAAAGAACTTAAGGCTGAAGCAGCAGTCCACTAAGGGGGCAG CTCTGTGGAAACACCTTACAAACCCTTTCCTTGTGGCCTCCACCTTAGCCTTGCACCAGAGCAGAGAGACGCTAGACCCAGACAAGTTCTGCAGCCTGTGCCACTCAACCTTCAATGACCCTGCCATGGCTCAACAGCATTATATGGGCAAGAAACACAGGAAGCAGGAGACTAAGCTCAAACTCATGGCGCACTATGGGCGGCTGGCGGACCCTGCTGTCTCTGACTCACCAG CTGGGAAGGGCTATCCCTGCAAGACGTGTAAGATAGTACTGAACTCCATAGAACAGTACCAAGCTCACGTCAGTGGCTTCAAACACAAGAACCA
- the Znf346 gene encoding zinc finger protein 346 isoform X7, with the protein MESPPPGATEEAADPGGAGPNRSSEEREGPEPDGLHFDRERARRLLEAVSGAQPAGREEVEYMIQKNQCLFTSTQCKVCCAMLISESQKLAHYQSKKHANKVKRYLAIHGMETLKGEVKRLDSDQKSSRSKDKNHCCPICNMTFSSPVVAQSHYLGKTHAKNLRLKQQSTKGAALWKHLTNPFLVASTLALHQSRETLDPDKFCSLCHSTFNDPAMAQQHYMGKKHRKQETKLKLMAHYGRLADPAVSDSPVPG; encoded by the exons ATGGAGAGTCCTCCGCCTGGGGCTACGGAGGAGGCTGCGGACCCTGGCGGGGCCGGACCCAACCGCAGCTCCGAGGAGCGGGAGGGTCCGGAACCGGACGGACTGCACTTCGACCGCGAGAGGGCGCGCCGCCTGCTGGAAGCTGTGTCCGGTGCGCAGCCGGCGGGGCGGGAGGAAG TGGAGTACATGATCCAGAAGAACCAGTGTCTCTTCACCAGCACCCAGTGCAAAGTCTGCTGCGCCATGCTGATCTCTGAGTCCCAGAAGCTGGCACACTACCAG AGCAAAAAACATGCCAACAAAGTGAAGAGATACCTAGCAATCCATGGAATGGAGACACTAAAAGGGGAGGTGAAGAGACTCGACTCAGATCAG AAGAGCAGCAGAAGCAAAGACAAGAACCACTGCTGCCCCATCTGTAACATGACCTTTTCCTCCCCTGTTGTGGCTCAGTCGCACTACCTGGGGAAGACCCACGCAAAGAACTTAAGGCTGAAGCAGCAGTCCACTAAGGGGGCAG CTCTGTGGAAACACCTTACAAACCCTTTCCTTGTGGCCTCCACCTTAGCCTTGCACCAGAGCAGAGAGACGCTAGACCCAGACAAGTTCTGCAGCCTGTGCCACTCAACCTTCAATGACCCTGCCATGGCTCAACAGCATTATATGGGCAAGAAACACAGGAAGCAGGAGACTAAGCTCAAACTCATGGCGCACTATGGGCGGCTGGCGGACCCTGCTGTCTCTGACTCACCAG TCCCTGGATAA
- the Znf346 gene encoding zinc finger protein 346 isoform X6, giving the protein MESPPPGATEEAADPGGAGPNRSSEEREGPEPDGLHFDRERARRLLEAVSGAQPAGREEVEYMIQKNQCLFTSTQCKVCCAMLISESQKLAHYQSKKHANKVKRYLAIHGMETLKGEVKRLDSDQKSSRSKDKNHCCPICNMTFSSPVVAQSHYLGKTHAKNLRLKQQSTKGAALWKHLTNPFLVASTLALHQSRETLDPDKFCSLCHSTFNDPAMAQQHYMGKKHRKQETKLKLMAHYGRLADPAVSDSPGHPKPWCHP; this is encoded by the exons ATGGAGAGTCCTCCGCCTGGGGCTACGGAGGAGGCTGCGGACCCTGGCGGGGCCGGACCCAACCGCAGCTCCGAGGAGCGGGAGGGTCCGGAACCGGACGGACTGCACTTCGACCGCGAGAGGGCGCGCCGCCTGCTGGAAGCTGTGTCCGGTGCGCAGCCGGCGGGGCGGGAGGAAG TGGAGTACATGATCCAGAAGAACCAGTGTCTCTTCACCAGCACCCAGTGCAAAGTCTGCTGCGCCATGCTGATCTCTGAGTCCCAGAAGCTGGCACACTACCAG AGCAAAAAACATGCCAACAAAGTGAAGAGATACCTAGCAATCCATGGAATGGAGACACTAAAAGGGGAGGTGAAGAGACTCGACTCAGATCAG AAGAGCAGCAGAAGCAAAGACAAGAACCACTGCTGCCCCATCTGTAACATGACCTTTTCCTCCCCTGTTGTGGCTCAGTCGCACTACCTGGGGAAGACCCACGCAAAGAACTTAAGGCTGAAGCAGCAGTCCACTAAGGGGGCAG CTCTGTGGAAACACCTTACAAACCCTTTCCTTGTGGCCTCCACCTTAGCCTTGCACCAGAGCAGAGAGACGCTAGACCCAGACAAGTTCTGCAGCCTGTGCCACTCAACCTTCAATGACCCTGCCATGGCTCAACAGCATTATATGGGCAAGAAACACAGGAAGCAGGAGACTAAGCTCAAACTCATGGCGCACTATGGGCGGCTGGCGGACCCTGCTGTCTCTGACTCACCAG